The DNA window TCTCCTTCTTGGTggacagcagcagctgcagctgcttcGTCCTCGCTAGCTCCTCCTGCTGCGTCCTTGCGCCTGCTCCTCCATTGTCGTTGGCTGCAGCTACGTGACTGAACAGATTCCTGACGACTTGGTCGCAGGCCTCCGGGTACTTGCACTTAAGCGTCTGCAGCAAGAATTGAATAGCATCGCACCGCAATGCCGTGTTGAGGCTGTCCAGTAGATTTAGTGATTGATCCACCTGGAAAATAATTAGAGGTGTTATTAGGAACGCCTTTAGTGCTTTAAGTAGGGATTGAatattgttcaaaaaataagttaaaattaaatgattaatattattcTCATTTCTAACGGAGAACCAAGTTCTCAAGCCTAAGTATGTTAaatcctaaaaaaaaaaaattagttaaaattaaatgattaatattattcTCATTCCTAATGGAGAACAAGGTTCTCGAGCCTAAGTATGTTAAATCCTAAAAGGATAAAGGATCAATATTAGGTCTAATCGATAAGCTACTAAACAACCATATTAAATACAGGAGAGAGTATATTTGTTAAAGGAAactgtaaaatattaaagatggAAACTGTATCGCCATATGTACATAATATATAGGGAACTATAGGTataaaacagttttaaatTAGAGTGGAATACAGATAAATAGAAAAGATACACACATGAGAACTAACTTTGCAGATACCAAGAGCAGATAGCAAAAGGTATAGAAAATCAAGCCTTAGGAAAGACAAGAAGAAATTTAGATATTTAGCCAAACTATTTTAGCTGAATACCATACCTTTCAAGGTATAACATCCAATAAACCAGTTTTTTATGTTCTTATCTCTGAATTCATTAATCTTGTTCCATCCATCTTACGAGTGCACTATAAATCCTACTTGCCCAACTGGATTTTCCGTTTTGAGCCCACTGTGCCTAAATTATTGCGCtagtggaaaataaattaccaACTTCCGCTTCAAGCCGCCCATTTCCACGGAGAAAACAACAATGTAGGGAATGTGGTGGGTGGGAGAGACGGAGACTGGGTTGGGGCAGGGTTGCCACCTTAATACGGGATATTTGTTAGTCCCGCTGAAGGCCCAATTAGAATCTCCatttgtttcaattaaaagGCCGAACTCTCACAAACACAAACGCAGGCACACACGCCGATGGAAATAACTGTCGTCAAACACAATTActgattattattttccaaacaaTTTAATGCAATTAGAGGGGAAGAGCAGGGGCTGGTGGGAGGCAGATGTGTGAGAGGTGGGAGAGAGCGCGCGCGCTTCAATGAAACGTAGACAGCACGGCGACAGCGACGCCGACTGCGCTGCGGCGCAAGCGATTAGCACAGgtaaacacacacacagagaaaCAACGGCGAGCGAAGATGGcgaaaaatagaaaagaaaaacaaaaacagcagcagaagcagagAAATTAAAACAGCGCACAATTTGTGCTACTTTTACCCATTCCACAATGTTGCTATTGTGTGTGTACACGGTGTGTGTGAGGTTGTGTATTTGCAGCGATTTGTAGTTGTTACAAACACAATGTGGGGCCTGCTCTCGGCCCGCTCCTCTCTCGCAACCCATCCACCCACTGTGCGAGAGGGAGAGGCGAACAATGGAGAGGAGCCGAAGGAGGAAAGGTGGGTGGCGAAAGAGGAGAAGGTGCCGGAGGGGGCACTAAAAGTAAACGACGTCGCAACCCTGAAACGCTCTAAACACCTTCGAATACCCTACCATTTCACAGATTTAAGTTTAGCAAGGTTGTCGAGATGCTAAAAAcacataaatatgtttatcttTTGTCATAaggtatttaattatttggtatttggtcaacttatataatataaaaaattaaaatagtatGTTTTTAGTCATTTTTTCAGTCATTGATATTGGCttctaaaaaaagttttagtttTGAAATTACTTTTAAGTTCGAGgagtattcttaaaaaaaaaagtgtaacAAGAACTtgttcacttttattttgttgatttcatttaaaatattaaaaaccatCTCATACTAAATAATAAGGAAAAGGGTATACATACTTCGGCTTGTGGAACTAAACTTTCcttgtattatttttgtgtCATATCGTATATCAAAAAGTTGTTACACAAACATTTTTGACAGATTTTCCCAACTTGTTTTTGCCAGATAAAAAGTATGTACTGACATATATAACCACAAAACTTTGGCATAcaagttttttcatttattcgTTGTTTACCCACTTTAAGGAGTAATAATCTTCAATTAAATAGATGAGAGTTagggaaaaataatcaattaatGATAATGGGCTTTGTTTTTAGCCTTTACAGCGATCATAGCTGTGTGTTACAGACCCTACTTTCTCTCAGTCAAACTGCTTTTAATCAATCAACTTGAAATGGAAACAAAACGGTAATTCTTGACAAAAGATTCGAATTAAGTCAGCTAAACGATGGTTACTATGTATCTCCGTGTTTATTTCCCCCCATTCCAGCTGTGTGGCAACGCTGCGGGCTGTGCGTTTTATTTGTCAATAAAGTTGTTGTAAATTTAGATTGCAGATAACACAAACTAACTACAACTACGCGTGTGTGCTTGTGCATGTAGCatttataaacttttattataaacttAATTCGTGTGCCTGTGCTGGGGGCGAGAGCGGGGAGGGGGAGGAGAAGAGAGCACTAAGGagggagagaaagagagcCTGAGAACGAGCGGTGCAAGAGAAAAGCAAATGCCATatttaattagaattttttgtgTGCTCTAATTAAATGTTAGTTGGTGTGCGAGTGTGGGTATGTGTGCCTTTATGCTCGCCTCTGTGTGCCTTTGTTTATGAGAACTAAAAATACCCAATTTGTAGATATTTCTCCCGACTAAAAATCGCGTCTGTGTTTTTGGGGATATCCCTTGCAGGGTGTGGGCCATTCGGTAAATGAGCGCGCTGCCTCGGTTTATTCCGCTTTAGTTGCTGCACAGAAATATTTAGTTCGTTTGCAATTGTTATGTACCTGTTCATTCCGCACATAAAGACCCAAAGAGCTATCTTCAAAATACTTATGTACACATGAGCAcgtccacacacacaccagcgcATATATACGCTGTTCGGATGGGTGAACCGTTAGAggggggcggtgggtgggtggGGGAATGACGTTGGCTGCATTTTTAGCAAAATTTATGTTATACATTTAGAGCTTGCCGTCTCCCtcgcacccacacacacaggtCCCAAAGCTCTCAAAGTGGAACTCACACACTCGTGCATCCGAATAGTTGTactaatcaaataaaaatagcatTTACATCGCCCTCTCTCTgctttcgttttgttttttcagAGTTTTATTAATGAAATTGGCACAGCCAAACACACTGCAATCAATTCGAGTCCCAGTGGAAGGGATGGCAGGgaagggaaaacaaaaaaagacaCTCAATCCATGTCGTAAACTCAATTAAGAGcgataaaaactttaattgtaTTACTGCAAAacggaattaattaaaaagcacAAAGAGTGTTTTCAACTCGAGCGGAATTTGTGCTTGGTATTACCCCAAAGCATTCGGTGAAATGTGTAGTTTGGACTATTTTCCGCGTTTAAGTGCACTTAAATGGGCAACATTAAATCCTATTGACCACTTTCTTCTTTCCCAACTACAGTTACAAACTTGCTCCACTGTGCAGTGCTGTTTACTATTCTTCTTCTTCCACTTGTGCTTTGCTTCGTACATTCGTACTCGATTCGCCGTCTCGCTCGCGCCTGCATGTGAAATGCCTCGAATTTATATGCATGCAGGAGGAAAAGAGAACTCCCCATTCACTCCCCTCCCCACCACCGCCCCCTCCCCCCACATCCTCGTCCAAATCGCCCcacaaacaacaacacacacacacagaaagCGGGAGGGAGAGCGAGAAATACAATCAAACTTTGGGATTTTATAGTATTTGTAGTATTAGTATTTATGTAAATGTGCCTTGCTTGTGTGGCCAAAGTAAATGTAAATGTTGttataaactaataaaaataaaaataaatattttctcgaAAATAAcgaaggaaaacaaaacaaaagtgaatAATAGCAGTGATGAAATGGGTCGAAAAGTGGGGAGTAGCGAAGTGGAAGGTGGGGAGAGTAAAAGCGGGCAAGGAGAGATGCGGGGGGCCGGGGACTACAATTCATTTTAGAGGCaaatagaaaaaaacaaaaataacattATGTGGCACTCAGCGAAAGGGGGAAAGAAAGGGGGAGAAAGAgcggaggagaaggaggaggtGAATGGAAATGGGAGTGGTATGGGTTTGCCTTTGAATAGGGATAGTGGGAGTGGGCGGGGGGACGAGGAGGGGGCGGGATGGAGCAAAAGACTCGGCGGAAGTTCACACAGACACAGTTGCCgcgcgcgcgtgtgtgtgtgtgtgtgtgttattGTGGGTGGGTGGAAATTGTGCAAGAAGCGATTGGGGGGGCTCTAAATCAACGgagcttttaaaataataaagcaaaCAGAAATAGAGGGAATTTTTGAGAACCACCCTTCTGGTTCCACCAGCTACACTCGCCGAAAAGGTCCACCAGCAAATTAGAATTACCAAACTCATTGCCATATATGTAGGCCGCAAATTCCCGCTCAAACTCATTAGCTGCGTCTCTTTGTTTACTTCAGGTGCTTCGCACTTCCAATTGGAGAGCAGAGCGCGATTTGAATGGCCAGAGCCGGAGCAGAGGCAAAACTAAATTCGGTTCAATTTTAATCGCAACGACCTTTTCACATTACAGCAACAATAATCACAACAACagcacaacaacaataaatacGGCCCAGTGCACACTGTACTTCATTTGTTATCTgtcctccacctcctcctcttcTATCGCGCGCTCTCCTCTCGCTGCCGCTCTCTTCCTTTCCTACGCATTACACGTTGTTTTGCTGCTCTCTCAATTAGACAGTCGCAGTCACACGGAATGTAGACTGCACGCACACACCTACGGCAGCTGGCCTGCGTGTGTGTACTTTATATTGGAATGAAAGGGGGAGGTGGAAGGGGAATGGGTAATGgtaaacattatttaattaccagtaatttaaaatccaaCTGTGTAGTTTTGTTATCCATTTTGTTGTTGGCTTCTGCATTTggctgaattttatttatacgtttcactctctcacacacacattaccacacacacacactcgcgcacAGAATCTCActcgctcacacacacacacacgtgtgcgggttttttttattatttcaatttttcctTTAGCCCCTGCTTCGCGTTTCTTCTTGCTTCTTTGCTGTGGCTCagctctttttttgtgttattcCATTCTCCTCTCCTTTGCTTTTGACTTTTCGTTCGTCGCTCTCGCTGTATTGACACAACATTGAGAAATTCCCATTGGTTTTTTTTCTGCCcctttttcacatttttacgCTTAATGGGGGGAATTTGCAGATTTTGTTATTGCATAAATGCGAGAGAGCACACACGGGGAATATTTAACAACCGTGCGCCTATTTAGCTCTAGGCTGCTTGCAACTTTCtgtggcacacacacacacgcgcgcgcTCATTGCCCGTTCGCTGCGTGTGAAAAACTGTTTTCCAATCCGTTTTCGCCACGCGTTCTGCGCGCACTCTCCAATTACGCGTAAAGCCCTTCGTAGAAACCGATTAACCGTTAGTTTAGCAAGTAtaattgagttttttttttaacagcaacagcaaataAAAAGCGACGGAATTTTTCTCAAAATGTTTTGTACGGTATTTTTTTAGTGACTGCTTGAAGGTGGGCATTATTAGTGCATCTTCGGGGCGAATGGCAAGCGATAGCAGAATTGATAACGGTTCCAGTCCTCGCTAATTATCGATAACAAGTTAGACGTCTCCCGCGTTGGAGAGTTCTAGTGAAGACTCAAACCGGTGGCTTGTGTCCCGAGTATTTAAATACTAATTTTCCCGCTTTACAATTTGAATACAACATTTGAAATATAAGATTTATATAATTGGTACAAGGTACAATTAGTAAGTAGAAGTATAtatctttttgaaattttatttcacaCGCTCCGAACTTCGATTACAAAAATCAGGATATACCCTTAATCAATAATTACGCATCCTTGGGACTACTTGGCCGGCTGCTTCGCCTGCTTCTCCTTCTTGGCAGCCTCTGCCTCCGCCTGCACCTTGTTGTACTTCTCGATCAGCTTCTCCACATCGGGCTTCTCCAGCACACTGTACACGGTCTTGTTGTCCACGCGCTGCAGCGTGGCCATCTCCACCTTCTCGGGGGTCAGCTTGGTGGTGTCCAGGGTCATGCTGAGCACCTTGACGGCCAGATCCTTGGCGTCCTCCAGCGTCAGCTTCACGTTCTCCTTGTCGGCCAGCTCCTGCTTCAGCATGGAGATCGCCGCCCCGAAGTTGTTGCCGATGCAGGTGGCCTTCCAGCCGCCGTAGTTGCCGCTGGGGTCCGACTGGTACAGCTGGTAGCCGTACTTGTTGTCCCACCCCATGTAGAGCAGCGAGACGCCGAAGGGGCGCTTGCCGCCGTACTGGGTGTAGGCCTGCTTGATGTCGCACAGGTGCGAGACCAGCTGCTCGCAGGGAATCACCTCGCCGTAGCTGAACTGGTAGCGCTGGGCGATAAGGCGCAGCTCGGCGGTGAGCACGTTGGCATCCGATGTGATGCCCGCCACGGAGCAGACCATGTTGCTGGGGACAAAAGAGGGATCCGATTAGAGGTGGATTTTATACATGTctagaatttttaatagttcttCAGCTAGTTAAATTAAAGGTACATCCTAACATTATATCGAACTTTgggttaaatataaaatgtgtGGTACACCACTTTGAAACA is part of the Drosophila biarmipes strain raj3 chromosome 2R, RU_DBia_V1.1, whole genome shotgun sequence genome and encodes:
- the LOC108022171 gene encoding proteasome subunit alpha type-4, translated to MARRYDSRTTIFSPEGRLYQVEYAMEAISHAGTCLGILAEDGILLAAECRSTNKLLDSAIPSEKIYRLNDNMVCSVAGITSDANVLTAELRLIAQRYQFSYGEVIPCEQLVSHLCDIKQAYTQYGGKRPFGVSLLYMGWDNKYGYQLYQSDPSGNYGGWKATCIGNNFGAAISMLKQELADKENVKLTLEDAKDLAVKVLSMTLDTTKLTPEKVEMATLQRVDNKTVYSVLEKPDVEKLIEKYNKVQAEAEAAKKEKQAKQPAK